A window from Labrus mixtus chromosome 14, fLabMix1.1, whole genome shotgun sequence encodes these proteins:
- the zbtb20 gene encoding zinc finger and BTB domain-containing protein 20 yields MTERIHNINLHNFSNSVLETLNEQRNRGHFCDVTVRIHGSMLRAHRCVLAAGSPFFQDKLLLGYSDIEIPSVVSVQSIQKLIDFMYSGILRVSQSEALQILTAASILQIKTVIDECTRIVSQNVGLAGPGEFPVIPGDSGQETPRGTPESGTSGPSSDAESGYMQATSQQSIDRAYTSLYSYSGLSLQNGTRERSMYINPLSSNYDTTLGTQKNQQSQNPPWMNRIQERSQQVDRFISTAESTHCRKQPRPSRIQTGGMHIKQEAEDEYGCYENLGDCQDDTDHTEGVESETKVESFDSGVSSSISTEPDAMEQQPFLMGFREGGGEGHQGEGGGPVHIEVNDSSPEQVQEMDDGDTSHSTSDSSMMQTLPYSVMSQSLPSAQHYMRKAESHTSNLRMPITVTSNSQVMGPGGSPFLPTLFPTQPARDSKPFLYLPGQQQPQFVAVPPPAMPSFPNPMSVQQAPSQQQQAGGGISAGEKKPYECTLCSKTFTAKQNYVKHMFVHTGEKPHQCSICWRSFSLKDYLIKHMVTHTGVRAYQCSICNKRFTQKSSLNVHMRLHRGEKSYECYICKKKFSHKTLLERHMALHSTGSAIMGLSGSAVNQGPVSIPMPMAVPDPGAGVVALAMPVSGGAGVGAGVGTGVGVAAEASCQEGTTYVCSVCPAKFDQMEHFNDHMRMHVSDG; encoded by the exons ATGACCGAGCGCATTCATAACATCAATCTTCACAACTTCAGCAATTCTGTACTTGAGACCCTCAATGAGCAGCGCAACCGTGGGCACTTCTGTGACGTGACTGTTCGGATCCATGGAAGTATGCTGCGTGCTCACCGCTGTGTGCTGGCTGCTGGAAGCCCCTTCTTTCAGGACAAGCTGCTCTTGGGCTACAGCGACATTGAGATCCCTTCTGTGGTCTCGGTGCAGTCCATCCAAAAGCTGATTGACTTTATGTACAGTGGGATTTTGCGGGTGTCTCAGTCAGAGGCCTTGCAGATCCTTACTGCCGCCAGCATCCTTCAGATTAAGACCGTCATCGATGAGTGCACCCGCATCGTTTCCCAGAATGTGGGCCTGGCTGGGCCGGGTGAGTTCCCTGTTATACCGGGAGACTCTGGTCAGGAAACACCCCGCGGCACGCCAGAGTCAGGAACCTCCGGGCCCAGCAGCGACGCAGAGTCGGGTTATATGCAAGCAACATCACAGCAAAGCATTGATCGTGCATACACATCACTGTACTCCTACTCTGGCCTCTCGCTGCAGAACGGCACCCGTGAGCGCTCCATGTACATAAACCCTCTGTCTTCAAACTACGACACCACTCTTGGCACTCAGAAGAACCAGCAATCTCAAAATCCGCCCTGGATGAACCGCATCCAGGAGAGATCTCAACAGGTCGACCGCTTCATCTCCACAGCAGAGTCCACTCACTGCCGCAAACAGCCCCGACCGTCACGCATCCAGACGGGAGGGATGCACATAAAGCAGGAGGCCGAAGACGAGTACGGCTGCTACGAGAATTTGGGGGATTGCCAAGACGACACCGACCACACTGAGGGTGTAGAGAGCGAGACCAAGGTTGAAAGTTTTGACTCAGGTGTGAGCTCCTCCATCAGCACCGAGCCAGATGCTATGGAACAGCAGCCGTTCCTGATGGGCTTTAGAGAGGGGGGCGGCGAAGGGCATCAAGGTGAAGGAGGGGGTCCTGTGCATATAGAGGTCAACGACTCGTCCCCTGAGCAAGTGCAAGAGATGGACGACGGGGACACATCCCACAGCACTAGTGACAGTAGCATGATGCAGACCCTGCCATACTCAGTCATGTCCCAGTCCCTGCCGAGTGCCCAGCACTACATGCGCAAGGCAGAATCACACACCAGCAACCTGAGGATGCCGATCACCGTGACCAGCAACTCCCAAGTGATGGGCCCTGGTGGAAGCCCCTTCCTGCCCACACTCTTTCCCACTCAGCCGGCTAGAGACAGCAAGCCTTTCCTTTACCTTCCTGGCCAGCAGCAGCCCCAGTTCGTGGCGGTGCCGCCCCCTGCAATGCCATCATTCCCCAACCCAATGTCGGTACAGCAAGCACCATCTCAGCAACAACAGGCTGGAGGAGGGATCAGTGCGGGGGAGAAGAAGCCGTATGAATGCACTCTCTGCAGTAAAACTTTTACTGCTAAACAAAACTACGTCAAACACATGTTTGTCCATACTG GTGAGAAACCTCATCAGTGCAGCATCTGCTGGCGCTCATTCTCCCTGAAGGATTACTTAATCAAACACATGGTGACACACACAGGAGTGCGGGCCTACCAGTGCAGCATCTGCAACAAGCGCTTCACCCAGAAGAGCTCCCTCAATGTCCACATGCGGCTGCACCGTGGAGAGAAGTCCTATGAGTGCTACATCTGCAAGAAGAAGTTCTCACACAAGACCCTGCTTGAGCGGCACATGGCTCTGCACAGCACGGGCAGTGCCATTATGGGGCTATCGGGGAGCGCCGTCAACCAGGGCCCTGTCTCCATTCCCATGCCGATGGCCGTCCCGGATCCCGGAGCAGGAGTGGTGGCCCTCGCCATGCCCGTGAGCGGAGGTGCTGGAGTAGGGGCCGGGGTTGGAACAGGAGTGGGTGTAGCTGCAGAAGCGAGTTGCCAAGAAGGGACCACCTATGTGTGCTCCGTCTGCCCTGCCAAGTTCGACCAAATGGAGCACTTCAATGACCACATGCGAATGCATGTCTCCGATGGATAA